In Subdoligranulum variabile, the genomic stretch AGGTGGAGAAAGAAACGCCAAAGCCTACCCTTGGGGAGCAGTTTGAGCAGTATAAGCCTGTGGTGACTGCCGCCATTTCCGAGGATACCGCATATCGCAATGCCTGCGGTCATTCTGACCGTGAAAATGCTGTCATCGAGGGCAATGCCGCTGTGCGCCGTGCAGTCCTTGGTTCTAAGGATATGGAGCTGATCCGACTCTATTCGGATGTGCCGGAGTTCCGTCAGCGTCTACACCGGGAAGTGATCGACGAGACCTATCCAAAGCTCCATGAGCTTCTGCGCCCTCTTTCTCAGGAAGATATTGATACTGCCCTTTGTGCATGGAACGGCAATATCGAGAGTAAACACGCTGTTGTCCGCTATATGAAAGACCATGCAAGAGAAAAAGATACCGCCGCATGGCTGGCTCAGGAATACGGCGGCAGTAACAGCAACAGCCTGTTCGTTGTCCGTGCCGGCAGCCCGGAGGAAACGCAGCTGCCCTGGCCGAAGGTACAGCGCAGGCTTGCCCAGCTCATTCAGGAGGACCGGTTCTATACCGAAGAAGAACAGGACCGTTTTGACGACATCGACCCAATCGCCATCCGGGAAGCTCTGGAGGAAAGAGGGATCGTCAACGGCCAGGTGGCAGACACGGAAAAACTGGACAATGCCCCGTTTATCCAACAGGTGATGTCAGATGCCGAGCAGATCGCAGATGCCGAGACAGAGCAGACTTCCAAAGTTTCCATTTCCGATGAGGAATATGACGCAGTTCGCCGCCCAATTCCGCAAAGAACCTCCTATGACCCAGCCGCCCCGGTCTATGCCGTGGGCGATACCGTGTATATCGAAGATGACGCCTATCAGATCACAGAGCTGCGGGAGGACACCGTACAGCTTCTGCCCACCGGGATGGTATATCCCATCTACCGGGCAGAGCGCAAAGAACAGTTCGAGCAGCTGCTTCGGGCAGACCGCCGCAATGCTTACTATACCGAGTTTCTTCCTATTGACCCGGACAAGGCAGATCAGGACTTGCGGGATGTATTGGCTCATGGACTGATGGATGAAGCGGATAAAAAGCAGATTTCCACGCTGCTGCAATCCGGCAGGAGCAACAGCGAGATCGCCTACTGGCTGAGCAGAGCCTATTCCGGTGAGATTGAGACACTGAATCTGGAGACCGGCGATATTGCCGATTACCGTACCACGGCACAGGGCATAGAACTGGAAGTCATGGATGCAGAGGAAAAGCGTCTGGCTATGCTGTATTTCCGCTGGGATGAGGTTGCGCCTTTGCTGCGCGGGATGTATGCCCGTCAGCAGGACGGTTTTGGACAGGAACAGCCCCAACCGGCTACCGAATCCCCGACCTTCCATTCTGAGACCATGGCCGTCTATCCGGGCGATAAGAACAATCTGCCTTATGATGTGGTGGTGGAACGACTGCATATCGAGGAGCCGGAGCCACCAGCCCCTGTGACTGAGCCGGAGAAAACCTTTGAGGAAGTGTTGGATGAACACCCGGTTTCCATTCAGGTCAATGGCCAGTGGCAGACCTTTCCCAATGCCAAAGCTGCCGAGGAAGCCTCCTATGAGGAATACAAGGCTAACCTGCGCCGCAATGCAAAAAACTTCCGCATTACCGATGAGCATTTGGGCGAAGGCGGTCCGAAAGCCAAGTTCCAGGCAAATGTCAATGCGATTCGTTTGCTGAAAGAGCTGGAAGCTGCCGGACAGCAGGCAAGCCCCGAACAGCAGGAGGTTCTTTCTCGATATGTGGGCTGGGGAGGTCTCTCTGATGCGTTTGACCCGGAGAAACCGGCATGGGCTTTAGAGTATGCCCAGCTAAAAGAACTGCTGACCCCGGAGGAATATGCCGCCGCCAGAAGCTCTACCCTCAACGCCCATTACACCAGCCCTACGGTCATTCAGGCCATCTATGAAGCGGTGGACCGTATGGGATTTGAGACCGGAAATATTTTGGAGCCGTCTATGGGTGTGGGCAATTTCTTTGGTATGCTGCCGGAGAAAATGCGAAACAGCCGTCTGTACGGCGTGGAGCTGGACCCTGTTTCCGGGCGCATCGCAAAGCAGCTCTATCCCAAGGCGGACATCACAGTAGGCGGCTTTGAGACCACCGACAGGCGTGACTTCTTTGACCTTGCCATCGGCAATGTGCCTTTTGGTCAGTATCAGGTCAATGACAAAGCCTACAACAAGCTGAATTTCAACATTCATAATTACTTTTTCGCCAAAGCACTGGATCAGGTGCGTCCCGGCGGTGTGGTAGCTTTTGTGACCTCCCGCTATACCATGGACGCCAAGGATTCCACCGTGCGCCGTTATCTTGCCCAGCGTGCCGAGCTGTTGGGAGCGATCCGTCTGCCTAATGATGCGTTCAAAAAGAATGCCGGTGCCGAGGTGGTATCGGACATCATCTTTCTCCAAAAGCGGGACCGTCCGCTGGACATTGCACCAGAGTGGACGCAGACCGGACAAACGGAGGATGGGTTTGCCATCAACCGGTATTTTATCGACCACCCGGAAATGGTGCTGGGCAGACAGGAGCCGGTAAGCACTGCTCATGGTATGGACTACACCGTGAACCCTATCGAGGGACTGGAGCTTTCCGACCAGCTGCATGATGCGGTGAAGTATATTCATGGCACTTATCAGGAGGCAGAGCTGCCGGAGCTGGGCGAAGGCGAAGCCATTGACACCTCCATTCCTGCTGACCCCAATGTGAAGAACTATTCCTATGCCATTGTAGACGGGCAGGTGTACTACCGGGAAAACAGCCGTATGGTGCGCCCTGACCTCAACGCCACCGCAGAAGCCCGCGTGAAAGGTCTTGTGGGACTGCGTGATTGTGTGCAGGAACTGATCGACCTTCAGATGGATGCAGCGGTTCCAGACAGCACCATTACCCAAAAGCAGGCGGAACTGAACAGCCTATATGACAGCTTTTCTGAAAAATATGGCCTTATCAATGACCGTGCAAACCGACTGGCCTATGCAGATGATTCTTCCTATTACCTACTCTGTGCGCTGGAAGTCATCGACGAGGACGGGAAGCTGGAACGCAAGGCAGATATGTTCACCAAACGGACCATCAAGCCCCATCAGGCGGTGGCTGTGGTGGATACGGCAAGTGAAGCACTGGCGGTGTCCATCTCGGAAAAAGCCTGCGTGGATATGGACTATATGAGCCAGCTTACCGGAAAAACAAAAGAAGCACTGGCCGGAGAGCTGCAAGGCGTAATTTTCCGTGTACCGGGACAGTTGGAGCAGGACGGAACGCCCCATTATGTGACTGCTGATGAATACCTCTCCGGCAATGTACGCCGCAAACTGCGTCAGGCGCAGCGGGCCGCACAGCAGGACCCGGTTTATGCAGTCAATGTGGAAGCTCTTACCGCCGCCCAGCCCAAAGACCTGGATGCGTCGGAGATTGAGGTGCGTCTGGGAGCTACCTGGATCGACAAAGAGTACATCCAGCAGTTTATGTATGAGACCTTCAACACCCCGTTTTATCTCCAGCGCAGTATCGAGGTCAACTATTCGTCCTTTACCGCTGAATGGCAGATCAAGGGGAAATCTTCTGTATCCTACAACGATGTGGCAGCTTATACCACCTATGGGACCAGTCGTGCCAATGCCTACAAGATTTTAGAGGACAGCCTGAACCTGCGGGATGTCCGCATCTATGACACCATAGAGGACGCAGACGGAAAAGAGCGCCGCGTACTGAATGCCAAGGAGACCACCCTGGCGGCTCAAAAACAGCAGGCAATCCGGGAAGCCTTTAGGGACTGGATCTGGAGAGACCCGGAACGCCGCCAGACTTTGGTGCGCCAGTACAACGAGGAAATGAACTCTACCCGTCCCCGTGAATATGATGGCAGCCATATCACTTTTGGGGGAATGAACCCGGCCATTACCCTGCGGGAACACCAGAAAAGCGCCATCGCCCATGTGCTGTATGGAGGAAATACCCTGTTGGCACATGAAGTAGGCGCAGGCAAAAGTGCGACACGTTCGTAACTGAAAAGGTTACGCACAAGTCAGCTAACAATAGAATCGGGATTTGAAAGGAGTCCCTGAAAAGACTTGGAGAACTAATATTCCGATAGGTGGAATGAAGGGGTAACGCCCTGAAACGCCTACCTTATAAACTGCGATATGCGGCAGTCCTCTGTAACAAGGGCTACGGTATAACGCTCGCTAAAGTCGGCGGAAATGCACCCAAACGGATTATGCCGTGGAAAGTGTCCCAGAGGTGGGATATGTGCATGATACGCCGGAGGTCTATAAACTGCCTATGGTCAGAATGTCATGGATGACTGACGAAATCCCGAATGTACGGGTCTAAAAGGCGCAGGAGCAGAAATGCTCCTTTCCGATTACGGAAGTATGTGAGGATGAGTAAGAATTTTTACTATGAAAGTCCTTGCGGTGTTACAGGCACCGCCCAGCATACAGGCTCAGAGGGACACCTAAGGGCAGATATGTACAGATAGGAATATTGGAACGTGGAAAGGCTGGAACACGGAGCCGGTTACAGGCTATGAGGTGTTGGATTGGAAAGCGTATTGCGTATAACAATCCTTTATCCAGTTGAGAGAGATGGCACAGTACCGTTGAAGCCGTAGAAATACGGTGGAGGGATGGCCATTAGTCGTCAGCAATCAATAAATTGAAAACTATACAGACACAAAGGTTCGAGTATGACTAAGAAAAGCGAAATCCTCTCGAAAGAAAGGAAAGTACCTGACTTTGGCAAACAAGAAGAAACCCTTAAAGAAACAGAAAATCCGCAACTCCGAATACTACGATATGCAGCTCGTTCTTGACGAACTGTATGCCGCAAGTGTCAAGGGGCAGCGGTTCTGCAATCTTGTGGAACTGATAAAACGCCCTGAAAACATCAAGCTGGCCTACAGAAATATCCGAAAGAACAGCGGCAGTCGAACGGCGGGTGTGGATAATAAGACAATAAGCGATTTGAACAAATGGAACGAAAATGCTCTGGTCGCCCATGTTCAGCGCAAGCTGGACTGGTATGTTCCTAATGCTGTCCGCAGAGTGGAAATACCAAAGGATAACGGGAAAACCCGCCCCCTTGGAATACCCACGATTATGGACAGGCTCATTCAGCAATGTATTCTGCAAGTATTAGAACCTATCTGTGAAGCAAAATTCTTCAAGCGAAGCAATGGTTTCAGACCAAACCACAGTGCAGAAAATGCCATTGCCCAAGCGGAGAGAATGATACAGAACGTAGGTTGCCACTATGTCATTGATATAGATATCAAGTCTTTCTTTGACAATGTGAACCACGGAAAACTGCTGAAGCAGATGTGGACACTCGGAATTAGGGATAAAAAGCTGCTGTCTATCATTTCTGCCATGCTAAAGGCAGAAGTGGCTGGAATCGGTTTTCCCGAAAAGGGTACGCCACAGGGCGGTATCATTTCCCCACTGTTGTCAAACATCGTCCTGAATGAACTGGATTGGTGGATTGTCAGCCAGTGGGAAGAAATGCCTACCCAAAGGAACTATGTACACAGAATCTATGCGAATGGAACTCCCGACAAAAGCAGTACCATCCGAACCCTGCGCAACTACACGAATCTGAAAGAGTGCTATTTTGTCCGCTATGCAGATGATTTCAAAATCTTTTGCAAAAAGCGGTCGGATGCAGTCAAGCTGTTCGAGGCTACGAAACAATGGCTTTTAGATCGTCTGGGACTGGAAATCAGCCCAGAGAAATCAAAGATCGTAAATCTGAAACGCCATTACTCTGAATTTCTTGGCTTTA encodes the following:
- the ltrA gene encoding group II intron reverse transcriptase/maturase, with protein sequence MANKKKPLKKQKIRNSEYYDMQLVLDELYAASVKGQRFCNLVELIKRPENIKLAYRNIRKNSGSRTAGVDNKTISDLNKWNENALVAHVQRKLDWYVPNAVRRVEIPKDNGKTRPLGIPTIMDRLIQQCILQVLEPICEAKFFKRSNGFRPNHSAENAIAQAERMIQNVGCHYVIDIDIKSFFDNVNHGKLLKQMWTLGIRDKKLLSIISAMLKAEVAGIGFPEKGTPQGGIISPLLSNIVLNELDWWIVSQWEEMPTQRNYVHRIYANGTPDKSSTIRTLRNYTNLKECYFVRYADDFKIFCKKRSDAVKLFEATKQWLLDRLGLEISPEKSKIVNLKRHYSEFLGFKLKVRTKGKKPDGQPRYVVEAHIKDKALQKIREKSKEIIGQIRQTYDPGMEYRLIQKYNSYVMGVHNYYSIATHVNLDFHKIAFDVKKSLYNRLKHRLQKKGQITNRYIKEKYGTSREVRYLNGHAIVPIAYVQHRVPMDKKSRVNKYTPEGRVEIHKDLAGINMAVLYHLMNNPCGKQSVEYNDNRIALYVAQKGKCAVSGVELEAKQVDCHHKKPLVLGGNDSYQNLIIVSAVVHILIHSSNERTIRKYLKVLNLDKKQLAKLNKLRVMAEMLELVF